From a single Labrus bergylta chromosome 14, fLabBer1.1, whole genome shotgun sequence genomic region:
- the ssh2b gene encoding protein phosphatase Slingshot homolog 2b isoform X2: MALVTVQRSPTPSTSSSPCVSESGSGEDDRRSQPRSISESFLTVKGAALFLPRGNGSTTSSTSRFSQLRSKHAGDIQQHLQTMFTVLRPEDNIKLAVRLESVHSQVTRYMVVVSTNGRQDTEESVVLGMDFSPVDSSCSVGMVLPLWSDTLIHLDGDGGFSVSTDSRVHVFKPVSVQAMWSALQSLHKACEVARCHNYFPGSLFLTWVSYYQSRVCSDQVRINEWNAMQDVQSHRADSPVLFSDIPTERELTERQIKSSLREIMMQKDLENVTCKEIRTALEMHMTCNLREFKEFIDNEMIVILGQMDSPTEIFDHVFLGSEWNASNLEELQKSGVQYILNVTREIDNFFPGVFEYHNIRVYDEEATDLLAYWNDTYKFISRAKKAGSKCLVHCKMGISRSAATVIAYAMKEYGWDLKKAFDYVKERRTVTKPNPSFMRQLEEYQGILLASKQRHNKLWRSHSDSDLSEAHEPLSKSYAQPHSLGHSDPHNQASSAPSPSVKELLESLGTPINKSKATHSTSQPDTGIQCNKLRFSAPEGVLASSFEAPSHSAVVQINKLGSPCPKSTAGSVSPLSPPLSNGSCDSEEQPSSPPLSQPRAATVVPELQKTDMVTVAQSVLVGQPHPPPSFHHIPLSPAPSPTPACMDEVGKPQVLSCSLPVIKPILVSVPEPTTTQAPSTHQAGPQCLSAPVPVKKTVSDQQMCIVAHSSSTSDLISYPSAIPQDSEMLFGHSADHINFFSAREKFKGMSQDGKSHCAAVQQPPQPKSCGKEQQPPLQEVPISGGKEEGKLKEMMVPVQITEHASQGLLSQPAPQGPEDQEARKLRQESEVADVLINKEAENVKEEVRNKEEEEEEADPACLHSDLTRVSVRRVTKQLEQIMKQEHETPSLSSSPPSLSSSVSSSRRNPPSVTPFTMSSTQDTAVGSQVSDVSSMQEEQEDVMDGPVKRDSGDLIELSDLGNTHRSTKGQKHQPADTRKLSTSSPFLSSAHSPFASVNFLCLEGVTELESGTDWECSTDGPQGDIIMRETWETLCELGAFLQQVSMGGICCVDQVFGLSAGTTPKRGSSIQKRVREVEARIRQAGLTPPSLMKRSASLAKLGCLELLANDLSEWELSRTSVAPSTAEPSTHSVSDESKKQRVHNSPPLAQQQPESLVIDAESLDKDHETSPPAQPPASYPQGLPNSDQDSLHLPGLMLMTARQQYGRTHPLRRLKKRTASSTLYHTM; this comes from the exons GAGTCCGGTAGTGGGGAGGATGATCGTCGCTCTCAGCCAAGGAG CATCAGTGAAAGTTTCCTGACAGTTAAAGGAGCAGCTCTGTTCCTACCTCGAGGAAATGGCTCCACCACATCTTCCACCTCTCGCTTCTCACAGCTACGGAGCAAACACGCAG GAGACATCCAGCAACATCTACAAACCATGTTTACTGTCCTCAGACCAGAGGACAACATCAAACTG GCGGTTCGTTTGGAGAGTGTTCACTCTCAGGTCACCCGCTACATGGTGGTTGTTTCAACCAACGGTCGTCAGGACACCGAGGAGAGCGTGGTGTTGGGAATGGATTTCAGTCCTGTAGATag CTCTTGTTCTGTTGGTATGGTTTTGCCTTTATGGAGCGACACCTTGATCCACCTGGACGGAGATGG GGGTTTCAGTGTGTCAACTGATAGCAGGGTGCATGTATTCAAGCCTGTTTCTGTGCAGGCCATGTG GTCGGCCCTGCAGTCACTCCATAAAGCGTGCGAGGTGGCTCGTTGTCACAACTACTTCCCAGGCAGCTTGTTCCTCACCTGGGTGAGCTACTATCAGAGCAGGGTCTGCTCCGACCAGGTACGCATCAATGAGTGGAATGCCATGCAGGATGTGCAGTCACACCGTGCCGATTCACCAGTGCTCTTCTCTGACAT TCCTACAGAAAGAGAGCTGACTGAGCGGCAGATCAAATCCAGTTTAAGGGAGATCATGATGCAGAAAGACCTCGAGAATGTGACCTGCAAAGAG ATCCGAACAGCACTGGAAATGCACATGACATGCAACCTGCGTGAGTTTAAGGAGTTCATCGACAACGAGATGATTGTCATTCTGGGCCAGATGGACAGTCCTACAGAGATCTTTGATCACGTCTTCTTG GGATCTGAGTGGAATGCATCCAATTTGGAAGAGTTGCAGAAGAGTGG gGTTCAATACATCCTGAATGTAACTAGGGAGATCGATAACTTCTTCCCCGGTGTGTTTGAGTACCACAACATCCGTGTTTATGATGAGGAGGCGACAGACCTGCTTGCTTATTGGAATGACACCTATAAGTTTATATCCAGAGCCAA GAAAGCTGGATCAAAGTGCCTGGTGCACTGTAAAATGGGTATAAGTCGCTCTGCTGCCACAGTGATTGCTTACGCCATGAAGGAGTACGGCTGGGACTTGAAAAAAGCATTTGATTACGTGAAGGAGCGTCGAACTGTGACCAAACCTAACCCCTCCTTCATGAGACAGCTGGAGGAGTATCAGGGCATACTGCTGGCCAG CAAGCAGAGGCACAACAAACTGTGGCGTTCTCACTCTGACAGTGATCTATCTGAGGCCCATGAGCCGCTGTCCAAGTCTTACGCCCAACCACACAGCCTGGGTCACTCTGACCCGCATAACCAGGCCAGCAGCGCGCCAAGCCCTTCTGTGAAAGAACTGCTGGAGTCACTGGGAACTCCAATCAACAAAAGCAAAGCAACACACTCCACCAGCCAGCCTGATACAGGTATCCAGTGCAACAAGCTCAGATTTTCAGCCCCTGAAGGAGTGTTGGCATCCAGCTTTGAGGCCCCTTCTCACTCTGCTGTAGTCCAGATCAACAAGTTGGGATCCCCCTGTCCCAAGTCGACAGCTGGATCCGTGTCTCCCttatctccccccctttctaaTGGCTCATGTGACTCTGAGGAGCAGCCGTCATCGCCTCCCCTTTCCCAGCCAAGGGCCGCCACTGTGGTGCCCGAGCTTCAGAAAACAGATATGGTGACTGTTGCACAAAGTGTTTTAGTGGGCCAGCCTCACCCGCCTCCATCCTTCCACCACATCCCCCTCTCCCCTGCTCCATCCCCAACTCCAGCCTGCATGGACGAGGTTGGCAAACCACAGGTGCTATCCTGCTCTCTGCCTGTGATAAAACCCATACTTGTATCAGTGCCTGAGCCCACGACAACACAAGCACCAAGCACGCACCAAGCAGGACCCCAATGTCTGTCTGCACCAGTGCCTGTCAAAAAAACAGTCTCTGACCAACAGATGTGTATAGTAGCCCATTCTTCCTCCACTAGTGATTTGATCAGCTACCCCAGTGCCATTCCACAGGACAGTGAGATGTTGTTTGGACACAGTGCAGACCACATCAACTTTTTCAGTGCCAGGGAAAAGTTTAAAGGAATGAGTCAAGATGGTAAAAGTCACTGTGCTGCTGTACAGCAGCCGCCCCAGCCGAAGAGTTGTGGAAAGGAACAGCAACCTCCACTTCAGGAGGTCCCGATTAGTGGCgggaaggaggaaggaaaatTGAAG GAAATGATGGTTCCTGTGCAGATCACAGAGCACGCATCTCAAGGCCTTCTTAGTCAACCAGCACCTCAGGGCCCCGAGGACCAGGAAGCTAGGAAGTTGAGGCAGGAATCGGAGGTTGCAGATGTTTTGATAAACAAGGAAGCTGAGAATGTTAAAGAGGAAGTGAGGaacaaagaagaggaggaggaggaggcagatcCTGCTTGTCTCCACAGCGACTTGACAAGGGTGTCCGTGCGACGTGTCACCAAACAGCTGGAGCAGATAATGAAACAGGAGCATGAGACGCCATCACTCTCCTCATCTCCACCATCCCTCTCAAGCAGCGTATCTTCTTCTCGGCGGAATCCACCTAGTGTCACCCCTTTTACAATGTCTAGTACCCAGGATACAGCCGTTGGTTCACAGGTGTCAGATGTTAGCAGCATGCAGGAGGAGCAAGAAGATGTGATGGATGGACCAGTTAAGAGGGACAGTGGAGATTTAATTGAGTTGAGTGATCTAGGAAATACTCACAGAAGcacaaaaggacaaaaacacCAGCCTGCTGATACTAGAAAGCTCTCTACCTCTTCCCCTTTCCTCAGCTCTGCCCACTCCCCATTTGCCTCAGTGAACTTCCTGTGTTTGGAGGGCGTGACAGAGCTCGAGTCAGGCACAGACTGGGAGTGCTCCACAGATGGACCTCAAGGTGACATTATCATGAGGGAGACGTGGGAGACATTGTGCGAGCTCGGTGCCTTCCTGCAGCAGGTGAGCATGGGCGGAATCTGCTGTGTGGACCAGGTTTTTGGGCTCAGTGCTGGAACCACTCCAAAGCGAGGCAGCAGCATCCAGAAAAGGGTCAGAGAAGTGGAAGCCAGGATTCGCCAGGCTGGACTGACCCCCCCGTCTCTTATGAAGCGCTCAGCCTCTTTGGCAAAACTGGGCTGTCTGGAGTTGCTCGCAAATGACCTGAGTGAGTGGGAGCTCAGCCGCACCTCGGTAGCTCCATCTACAGCAGAACCTTCAACCCACTCCGTTAGCGACGAGTCTAAGAAACAGCGGGTCCACAACTCTCCCCCCTTAGCCCAACAGCAACCAGAAAGCCTCGTTATTGATGCAGAGAGCCTTGATAAGGATCATGAAACCTCTCCACCTGCACAACCTCCAGCATCATATCCACAGGGACTACCTAACTCTGACCAAGACTCTCTGCATTTACCTGGGCTGATGCTAATGACAGCAAGGCAGCAATATGGAAGGACTCATCCCCTGAGGcggcttaaaaaaagaactgctaGTAGTACCCTTTACCACACCATGTAA
- the ssh2b gene encoding protein phosphatase Slingshot homolog 2b isoform X1, whose translation MPPGVETAPRSTSAGCFCACCGEQMRPYFTENSVISQGNISKLISESFLTVKGAALFLPRGNGSTTSSTSRFSQLRSKHAGDIQQHLQTMFTVLRPEDNIKLAVRLESVHSQVTRYMVVVSTNGRQDTEESVVLGMDFSPVDSSCSVGMVLPLWSDTLIHLDGDGGFSVSTDSRVHVFKPVSVQAMWSALQSLHKACEVARCHNYFPGSLFLTWVSYYQSRVCSDQVRINEWNAMQDVQSHRADSPVLFSDIPTERELTERQIKSSLREIMMQKDLENVTCKEIRTALEMHMTCNLREFKEFIDNEMIVILGQMDSPTEIFDHVFLGSEWNASNLEELQKSGVQYILNVTREIDNFFPGVFEYHNIRVYDEEATDLLAYWNDTYKFISRAKKAGSKCLVHCKMGISRSAATVIAYAMKEYGWDLKKAFDYVKERRTVTKPNPSFMRQLEEYQGILLASKQRHNKLWRSHSDSDLSEAHEPLSKSYAQPHSLGHSDPHNQASSAPSPSVKELLESLGTPINKSKATHSTSQPDTGIQCNKLRFSAPEGVLASSFEAPSHSAVVQINKLGSPCPKSTAGSVSPLSPPLSNGSCDSEEQPSSPPLSQPRAATVVPELQKTDMVTVAQSVLVGQPHPPPSFHHIPLSPAPSPTPACMDEVGKPQVLSCSLPVIKPILVSVPEPTTTQAPSTHQAGPQCLSAPVPVKKTVSDQQMCIVAHSSSTSDLISYPSAIPQDSEMLFGHSADHINFFSAREKFKGMSQDGKSHCAAVQQPPQPKSCGKEQQPPLQEVPISGGKEEGKLKEMMVPVQITEHASQGLLSQPAPQGPEDQEARKLRQESEVADVLINKEAENVKEEVRNKEEEEEEADPACLHSDLTRVSVRRVTKQLEQIMKQEHETPSLSSSPPSLSSSVSSSRRNPPSVTPFTMSSTQDTAVGSQVSDVSSMQEEQEDVMDGPVKRDSGDLIELSDLGNTHRSTKGQKHQPADTRKLSTSSPFLSSAHSPFASVNFLCLEGVTELESGTDWECSTDGPQGDIIMRETWETLCELGAFLQQVSMGGICCVDQVFGLSAGTTPKRGSSIQKRVREVEARIRQAGLTPPSLMKRSASLAKLGCLELLANDLSEWELSRTSVAPSTAEPSTHSVSDESKKQRVHNSPPLAQQQPESLVIDAESLDKDHETSPPAQPPASYPQGLPNSDQDSLHLPGLMLMTARQQYGRTHPLRRLKKRTASSTLYHTM comes from the exons ATGCCTCCCGGTGTTGAGACCGCGCCTCGGAGCACATCCGCCGGCTGCTTCTGCGCCTGCTGCGGGGAGCAGATGAGACCTTATTTCACCGAGAACTCCGTGATATCTCAGGGGAACATTTCTAAACT CATCAGTGAAAGTTTCCTGACAGTTAAAGGAGCAGCTCTGTTCCTACCTCGAGGAAATGGCTCCACCACATCTTCCACCTCTCGCTTCTCACAGCTACGGAGCAAACACGCAG GAGACATCCAGCAACATCTACAAACCATGTTTACTGTCCTCAGACCAGAGGACAACATCAAACTG GCGGTTCGTTTGGAGAGTGTTCACTCTCAGGTCACCCGCTACATGGTGGTTGTTTCAACCAACGGTCGTCAGGACACCGAGGAGAGCGTGGTGTTGGGAATGGATTTCAGTCCTGTAGATag CTCTTGTTCTGTTGGTATGGTTTTGCCTTTATGGAGCGACACCTTGATCCACCTGGACGGAGATGG GGGTTTCAGTGTGTCAACTGATAGCAGGGTGCATGTATTCAAGCCTGTTTCTGTGCAGGCCATGTG GTCGGCCCTGCAGTCACTCCATAAAGCGTGCGAGGTGGCTCGTTGTCACAACTACTTCCCAGGCAGCTTGTTCCTCACCTGGGTGAGCTACTATCAGAGCAGGGTCTGCTCCGACCAGGTACGCATCAATGAGTGGAATGCCATGCAGGATGTGCAGTCACACCGTGCCGATTCACCAGTGCTCTTCTCTGACAT TCCTACAGAAAGAGAGCTGACTGAGCGGCAGATCAAATCCAGTTTAAGGGAGATCATGATGCAGAAAGACCTCGAGAATGTGACCTGCAAAGAG ATCCGAACAGCACTGGAAATGCACATGACATGCAACCTGCGTGAGTTTAAGGAGTTCATCGACAACGAGATGATTGTCATTCTGGGCCAGATGGACAGTCCTACAGAGATCTTTGATCACGTCTTCTTG GGATCTGAGTGGAATGCATCCAATTTGGAAGAGTTGCAGAAGAGTGG gGTTCAATACATCCTGAATGTAACTAGGGAGATCGATAACTTCTTCCCCGGTGTGTTTGAGTACCACAACATCCGTGTTTATGATGAGGAGGCGACAGACCTGCTTGCTTATTGGAATGACACCTATAAGTTTATATCCAGAGCCAA GAAAGCTGGATCAAAGTGCCTGGTGCACTGTAAAATGGGTATAAGTCGCTCTGCTGCCACAGTGATTGCTTACGCCATGAAGGAGTACGGCTGGGACTTGAAAAAAGCATTTGATTACGTGAAGGAGCGTCGAACTGTGACCAAACCTAACCCCTCCTTCATGAGACAGCTGGAGGAGTATCAGGGCATACTGCTGGCCAG CAAGCAGAGGCACAACAAACTGTGGCGTTCTCACTCTGACAGTGATCTATCTGAGGCCCATGAGCCGCTGTCCAAGTCTTACGCCCAACCACACAGCCTGGGTCACTCTGACCCGCATAACCAGGCCAGCAGCGCGCCAAGCCCTTCTGTGAAAGAACTGCTGGAGTCACTGGGAACTCCAATCAACAAAAGCAAAGCAACACACTCCACCAGCCAGCCTGATACAGGTATCCAGTGCAACAAGCTCAGATTTTCAGCCCCTGAAGGAGTGTTGGCATCCAGCTTTGAGGCCCCTTCTCACTCTGCTGTAGTCCAGATCAACAAGTTGGGATCCCCCTGTCCCAAGTCGACAGCTGGATCCGTGTCTCCCttatctccccccctttctaaTGGCTCATGTGACTCTGAGGAGCAGCCGTCATCGCCTCCCCTTTCCCAGCCAAGGGCCGCCACTGTGGTGCCCGAGCTTCAGAAAACAGATATGGTGACTGTTGCACAAAGTGTTTTAGTGGGCCAGCCTCACCCGCCTCCATCCTTCCACCACATCCCCCTCTCCCCTGCTCCATCCCCAACTCCAGCCTGCATGGACGAGGTTGGCAAACCACAGGTGCTATCCTGCTCTCTGCCTGTGATAAAACCCATACTTGTATCAGTGCCTGAGCCCACGACAACACAAGCACCAAGCACGCACCAAGCAGGACCCCAATGTCTGTCTGCACCAGTGCCTGTCAAAAAAACAGTCTCTGACCAACAGATGTGTATAGTAGCCCATTCTTCCTCCACTAGTGATTTGATCAGCTACCCCAGTGCCATTCCACAGGACAGTGAGATGTTGTTTGGACACAGTGCAGACCACATCAACTTTTTCAGTGCCAGGGAAAAGTTTAAAGGAATGAGTCAAGATGGTAAAAGTCACTGTGCTGCTGTACAGCAGCCGCCCCAGCCGAAGAGTTGTGGAAAGGAACAGCAACCTCCACTTCAGGAGGTCCCGATTAGTGGCgggaaggaggaaggaaaatTGAAG GAAATGATGGTTCCTGTGCAGATCACAGAGCACGCATCTCAAGGCCTTCTTAGTCAACCAGCACCTCAGGGCCCCGAGGACCAGGAAGCTAGGAAGTTGAGGCAGGAATCGGAGGTTGCAGATGTTTTGATAAACAAGGAAGCTGAGAATGTTAAAGAGGAAGTGAGGaacaaagaagaggaggaggaggaggcagatcCTGCTTGTCTCCACAGCGACTTGACAAGGGTGTCCGTGCGACGTGTCACCAAACAGCTGGAGCAGATAATGAAACAGGAGCATGAGACGCCATCACTCTCCTCATCTCCACCATCCCTCTCAAGCAGCGTATCTTCTTCTCGGCGGAATCCACCTAGTGTCACCCCTTTTACAATGTCTAGTACCCAGGATACAGCCGTTGGTTCACAGGTGTCAGATGTTAGCAGCATGCAGGAGGAGCAAGAAGATGTGATGGATGGACCAGTTAAGAGGGACAGTGGAGATTTAATTGAGTTGAGTGATCTAGGAAATACTCACAGAAGcacaaaaggacaaaaacacCAGCCTGCTGATACTAGAAAGCTCTCTACCTCTTCCCCTTTCCTCAGCTCTGCCCACTCCCCATTTGCCTCAGTGAACTTCCTGTGTTTGGAGGGCGTGACAGAGCTCGAGTCAGGCACAGACTGGGAGTGCTCCACAGATGGACCTCAAGGTGACATTATCATGAGGGAGACGTGGGAGACATTGTGCGAGCTCGGTGCCTTCCTGCAGCAGGTGAGCATGGGCGGAATCTGCTGTGTGGACCAGGTTTTTGGGCTCAGTGCTGGAACCACTCCAAAGCGAGGCAGCAGCATCCAGAAAAGGGTCAGAGAAGTGGAAGCCAGGATTCGCCAGGCTGGACTGACCCCCCCGTCTCTTATGAAGCGCTCAGCCTCTTTGGCAAAACTGGGCTGTCTGGAGTTGCTCGCAAATGACCTGAGTGAGTGGGAGCTCAGCCGCACCTCGGTAGCTCCATCTACAGCAGAACCTTCAACCCACTCCGTTAGCGACGAGTCTAAGAAACAGCGGGTCCACAACTCTCCCCCCTTAGCCCAACAGCAACCAGAAAGCCTCGTTATTGATGCAGAGAGCCTTGATAAGGATCATGAAACCTCTCCACCTGCACAACCTCCAGCATCATATCCACAGGGACTACCTAACTCTGACCAAGACTCTCTGCATTTACCTGGGCTGATGCTAATGACAGCAAGGCAGCAATATGGAAGGACTCATCCCCTGAGGcggcttaaaaaaagaactgctaGTAGTACCCTTTACCACACCATGTAA